The nucleotide sequence TCGTAACTTCCCTTGGATTGCTCCAGATGTTTTCCGAGTTTCCTGAACTCCTCCTGGAATTTGTCCAGTTGCCCGCGCAATCCGCCCAGGTCGCGAAGGATCTGCCGGGCGCTCTCTTCCACTTTCATCCCCCGCAGTCCCAGGAGAATCGTGTGCAGGTAGGCATAAAAGCTGTTGGGAGAAACCGGGACGACATGTTTAACGAAAGCATATTCCCGCAAACTCTTCCCTTCGCCCAGGGCTTCATCCTTGATGAAGGCCTCGTAGTAAACATTCTCGGCGGGAATATACATGAGGGCAAAATCGCAGGTTCCTTCATGCGGCAGAATGTATTTACTGGCGATCGCCTCCACATGTTTCTTCACGTCAGCGGCGAAGAGCTTGAGGAAACTCTTCTTCGCTCCATCGTCCTCAGCCAGAAGGCCCTTCTGAAAATTTTCCAGAGGAAACTTGGCGTCGACAGGGACAAGCCCCTGACTTAAGCGAATAACCGCATCCACCCGTTCTCCACTTTTAAAGGAATGTTGCAGGGTGAAGTATTCAGCGGGCATGATCTGGGCTAAAAGGTCGCCCAGCAGGAATTCACCCAACCCACCCCGGATTTTAGGGGCCCGCAAGATTTCCTGCAGGCTGGCGATGGAACGGCCCACCTCTAAAATGCGTTTGTTGGCTTCATCCAGCTGAGCCAATCGAGACTGAACTTCCTGCACCCGGTCGCCGAAATGCTGGCTGGCCTTCTGCACCAGGCCCATCCCGGTTCCTACCTGCTCGCTAACCTGGGAAGCGATGGAATTCAACTGGCTGGTAACCTGGCTGGACAGGGAACTCAACTGCTGGTGCATGAGCTGCACGTTGCCATCGAGGGACCGGCCTACCTGGTCGCGCAGACCGTCGATCTGCTGCTGCAGGAGCAGGAAGGCCGGGTCTTTCTCTTTCGTGGCGCGCATCTCCCGCCATTGTCGGGTGCTCTGTACGAAGAAGAAAAGAACTAAGACGATTAAAATGCCCAGAAGGGCCAGTATCCCA is from Deltaproteobacteria bacterium and encodes:
- a CDS encoding DNA recombination protein RmuC, producing the protein MEIGILALLGILIVLVLFFFVQSTRQWREMRATKEKDPAFLLLQQQIDGLRDQVGRSLDGNVQLMHQQLSSLSSQVTSQLNSIASQVSEQVGTGMGLVQKASQHFGDRVQEVQSRLAQLDEANKRILEVGRSIASLQEILRAPKIRGGLGEFLLGDLLAQIMPAEYFTLQHSFKSGERVDAVIRLSQGLVPVDAKFPLENFQKGLLAEDDGAKKSFLKLFAADVKKHVEAIASKYILPHEGTCDFALMYIPAENVYYEAFIKDEALGEGKSLREYAFVKHVVPVSPNSFYAYLHTILLGLRGMKVEESARQILRDLGGLRGQLDKFQEEFRKLGKHLEQSKGSYDSSQRQLEKFSDKLAAVETPPLIQSPEETSNKTPNA